One Thomasclavelia spiroformis DSM 1552 DNA window includes the following coding sequences:
- a CDS encoding arsenate reductase family protein, with protein MLKFIEYPKCSTCIKARKYLDQLGLEYTKRHIVDEKLNKDELLTLYKKSGLPLKRFFNTSGLKYRELNLKDKLSTMSEDEQLTILASDGMLVKRPIIETDDRVLVGFKANEYDSLK; from the coding sequence ATGTTAAAATTTATTGAATATCCAAAATGTAGTACTTGTATAAAAGCTAGAAAATATCTTGATCAGTTAGGCTTAGAATATACAAAACGACATATTGTTGATGAAAAATTAAATAAAGATGAATTATTGACGTTATATAAGAAAAGTGGTCTTCCACTTAAACGCTTTTTTAATACTTCTGGTTTAAAATATCGTGAATTAAATTTAAAAGATAAATTATCAACTATGAGTGAAGATGAACAATTAACTATACTTGCAAGTGATGGAATGTTAGTAAAAAGACCAATTATTGAAACTGATGATCGAGTACTAGTTGGTTTTAAAGCTAATGAATACGATTCTTTAAAATAA
- a CDS encoding N(4)-(beta-N-acetylglucosaminyl)-L-asparaginase: MWGIIATWCMAYDGINKASEMLKNDDDAGNAIEEAIKIVEDCPYYKAVGYGGLPNKEMEVELDAAFMDGDTLDIGAVGAIKDFANPISIARSLSKEKVNNLLVGLGAEKYASKKGFKRKNMLSDRAKIHYHNRIKEIKEQDIKPYSGHDTVGMVCLDSNGKMTSATSTSGLFMKHAGRVGDSPISGSGFYVDSKVGGASATGLGEDVMKGCIAYEIVRLMKEGFHPQEACQKAVNSFDQELRERRGKAGDMSLIAMNNQGQWGVATNIENFSFVVATKNEAPTVYITKNINGNCIYEKASQEWLDEYTKSRMKPLVKK, encoded by the coding sequence ATGTGGGGTATTATTGCAACATGGTGTATGGCTTATGATGGAATAAATAAAGCTAGTGAAATGTTAAAAAATGACGATGATGCTGGAAATGCGATAGAAGAAGCAATTAAAATTGTTGAAGATTGTCCATACTATAAAGCAGTTGGCTATGGTGGCCTTCCAAATAAAGAAATGGAAGTAGAATTAGATGCAGCATTTATGGATGGAGATACTTTAGATATTGGAGCAGTAGGAGCTATTAAGGATTTTGCAAATCCAATAAGTATTGCTCGTAGTTTATCAAAAGAAAAAGTCAATAATTTATTAGTAGGTTTAGGAGCTGAAAAATATGCTAGTAAAAAAGGCTTTAAAAGAAAAAATATGCTTAGTGATCGTGCTAAAATTCATTATCATAATCGAATAAAAGAAATAAAAGAACAAGATATAAAACCTTATTCAGGTCATGATACGGTAGGAATGGTTTGTTTAGATTCTAATGGTAAAATGACTAGTGCAACTTCTACAAGTGGATTGTTTATGAAGCATGCTGGTCGTGTTGGTGATTCGCCAATTTCTGGTTCAGGTTTTTATGTTGATAGTAAAGTTGGCGGAGCTAGTGCTACAGGATTAGGTGAAGATGTGATGAAAGGTTGTATTGCCTATGAAATAGTTAGATTAATGAAAGAAGGATTTCATCCTCAAGAAGCATGTCAAAAAGCAGTTAATTCATTTGATCAAGAATTAAGAGAACGTAGAGGAAAAGCTGGAGATATGTCATTAATTGCAATGAATAATCAAGGACAATGGGGTGTAGCTACTAATATTGAAAACTTTTCTTTTGTTGTAGCGACAAAAAATGAAGCACCAACTGTTTATATTACAAAAAATATTAATGGAAATTGTATTTATGAAAAAGCTAGTCAAGAATGGTTAGATGAATATACAAAAAGTCGAATGAAACCATTAGTAAAAAAATAA